The sequence below is a genomic window from Verrucomicrobiota bacterium.
CGGGATTCTCCACTCCGTGGAGCTGCATATTCATGCTGCCGATACGGAGCATGGTGTTGTCGAAATCGAACCCATGAAACATCCCCTCGTGAAAGTGCTTCCTTAGCGCGGTATCCCGCAGGATCTCGGGGTGGTGGTCACGGAGGTGCTCTCCCGCGGCCACGAGGAAGCCGCAGGTGCCGCTGGCTGGGTCGCAGATGACATCCTTCGCTGTAGGGGCCGTCAGCTCGACCATGAGCTGAATGATGTGGCGGGGTGTCCGGAACTGACCATTCCTGCCGGCCGAGGCGATCTTTCCGAGCATGTACTCGTAGAGATCTCCCTTGGTATCCCGGTCCTCCATGGGGATGTGGTCGATCATGTCGACGACCTTGGCCAGTAGGGAGGCCTTCGGGATGGTGAAGCGGGCATCCTTCATATGATGCGCGTAGGTGGAGCCATCTCCGCCGAGGTTGCGGAGGAAGGGGAAGACATGCTCACCGATCACCGCAAACATTTCTGCAGGGGCGAAGTTCCTGAACCGTGACCAACGCAGATCCTCATAGGAGCGTCCTTTGGGATCTTTCCCCTCGGGGAAAATACGTCTCTCAATCGACTTACCCAGGCGAGCCGCCTTGCTCTCCTCCAAAGTCTGAAGATCATCCAAGCGCTTCAGAAAGAGCAGGTAGGTGATCTGCTCGATGACCTCCAGGGGATTGGAGAGCCCACCTGTGGCAAACTCATTCCAGATACGATCAACTTGATTGCGAATTTCCCCGGTCAGCATGGTGTATGACAGATAGCGGTCAGAGTGGTAGGTGGCGAGGAGGGAATGGGCTAGTTAGTAAGGCGCTTTTGCCGGGCAACTGCCCTCTTTAGAAAGTCCGTGTCGGCCAAGGGGATGGTGGTCGTGAGGTCATTCATCCGGACCTCCACGCTCTGATGATCCTCGGAGAGGTGAGCTGGGAGGATGGTACCGGCAGAGACTGTACTTCGCACAGTACCTCCTGAAACGGAACCCGTGAACTCGACCGGCTTGAGCAATCTCACTTTCTTGGGCCAATAAGGGCTCTCAGGGAAGGGCAGAGGAGTCGCAGTAGGTGCCGGGGTAGGCTGGGGCGTGGGTGTGGCCGAGGCCTGCGGGGTTGCCGTTGGCTTTGCCGCGGGTTTCTTATCGGCGGGTGACTCTTTACCGCTGTTTACGCACATGCTGATGCCACCCAGAACGAGTAACAGCACGATGATCTGCCCAAGGCATCCGGCACATCCTGAGCTTTCTGTTGTTGAAGGAGAGGAGGAGTGACCTGAGGTCTCGGTGTAGGAAAGACCAGTGCCAGGAATTCCCACGGTGGTGCGACTGCCTCTGGGACCACCTACCGTGTAGTGGGCACCTTTGCCTCCAAAGCTGAGTGACGAGCTCTTCTTGCCAATGTTCCAAAGAACCCCGGGGAAGAGCTTGATGCTGCGGCGGAAGCGGAAGAAACCCATGGGAGGTCAACAAGATGTATCACGCCGCATGATGTGATCAATGGTCTGGGCGGAGGTATTCATTACGGCAGAGTACCAGGTAGACCCGACACAGAGTGTCCTAGGCACAGAAAATATTCTTTCTGTTTCTAAAATCTACCGGGGGTAGAAAACCCCCGTTGGGGGAGCCTTTTTGAGAAAAAGGGGCCAAGTGCAAGTTGCTCCCGATCGGGAGCACCAGATCCAATAGGAAATGCATTATCTGGGGGGTGAAGGAAAGAAGGACCTTCCAGATCAGCTATCAAGTTAAAGGCCTCAGCGCGGATTCAAAAAAGCGTGAAAGCCTCGGGGTGGCGTTTGCTGACGCCCCATGAATGCACTCAATATCATAGGTCCTAAAGTAAGTTGGCATCGCAACCGCATTGGCTGGTCCCAGGACATGCTGGCGGCAAAGTTACAAATCCTCGGGATGGAGAAGGTCAGCCGGGCAAAGGTCTCCAAGATCGAGGCGCAGATCATCTGGGTCTCGGATTCCGATATCTACTACCTGGCGGAGGTTCTCAATGTCGGCCTGCACGACCTCTTTCCCGAGGCTCTTAGCGACCCGAAGGTACTCGCGAACAACATGCGGGAACTGAGGAAGCGACGTGTCTTTAAAAAATGAGGATTTTGAAATGTTGCTCCCAACCGGGAGCACCAAACGCATTTTTCCCGTCTATGGTGCCGCTCCTATGCACCACTTCATCCTCGCTCAATCCACATCACTCGACGGCGCTTTATCCCAAGGACTAGGGATCATTGCAAAGTTCCTCTACATCATCGCAGTCATTGTCATCGCCCATGGCGGATGGCAGGTCCGCAGTGGCAATGCCGACATGGGCAAGATGTCGATTGTGGGAGGACTTCTCCTTGGTCTCTCGGTCCTGATCGCCCAGGCGCTA
It includes:
- a CDS encoding helix-turn-helix domain-containing protein, with protein sequence MNALNIIGPKVSWHRNRIGWSQDMLAAKLQILGMEKVSRAKVSKIEAQIIWVSDSDIYYLAEVLNVGLHDLFPEALSDPKVLANNMRELRKRRVFKK
- a CDS encoding DUF4236 domain-containing protein — protein: MGFFRFRRSIKLFPGVLWNIGKKSSSLSFGGKGAHYTVGGPRGSRTTVGIPGTGLSYTETSGHSSSPSTTESSGCAGCLGQIIVLLLVLGGISMCVNSGKESPADKKPAAKPTATPQASATPTPQPTPAPTATPLPFPESPYWPKKVRLLKPVEFTGSVSGGTVRSTVSAGTILPAHLSEDHQSVEVRMNDLTTTIPLADTDFLKRAVARQKRLTN